The window AGCAGCTTCAACCTGCCGACACGATCATGGAGCCGGCAGAAACACTGTGCGTAAACAAGGATGGCCCCCATCCTTATCTACCCAGCAGCTGGCGGTAGAAGCTAACCAGTCAGTCGCCACTGCAGTCAAGTCACTGATAGCTGCCGCAGCTTAGCACACGCACGGTACAGGGCGCACAGTTCTTGTTCATGAGGTGGACTTGTGTGACTGCTGAGCATTGATCCCAGCTTGCACACAAGTGACAGCATATGCTTGCTCGCTGCCAGAACCAGGGGCTGTTTaattggtgaaaaaatttggatttGGCTACTATAgcatattttattattatttaataattaatgtttaattataaattaattagcatcattaaatCCATCTCGGaggaatcagttagactatataattaattattttttcaattgcatttaatgctccatacatataTTCAAAAATTTGATATGATGAGTACTGcgcaatttttttggaaactaaacacaaCCCCACTCCTACCACACAAGAATTCATGTCATGTCAGCAGATGTGCTTGGAGCTCTGAGGCTCTGCATCGGTGCCGACACATGCCTGTGTCCGGCGGCTCGCTGTGCCAGTAGCTGCTGTCGATTTGTTATCAGATAAAAATACTGTTGATTAACTGCTGACTAGTGAGTGAtgttgatttagtatgagagaaaaatattgttgcctGGCCGACTGAAAAGACAACTGAACAGAGTGAATTATCTGTAGAACATGTTCCTAAAGCTGGATAGATTCGTCACTGCACGCTTGATCTGTGGAGCACGCGTGTTGCAGATGGCCAGGATCCTATCATGTCAAGCTTGCGAGTTGTGACCCTAGCTGAAAGGATTTGGGTAACCACACAACTAAGACTTTGTTTAGATGcactcaaaattttaaaattttacaagattcctcatcacatcaaatttttgaacgcatacatgaagtattaaatgtagctaaacaaaataattaattacacagtttgactataatttgcgagacgaattttttgagcctagttaatttATGGCGGGACAATAAGTACCAAATATAAACGAAAGTGCTCCAGTACTTTACACCCTGAATTTTTCGtatctaaacaagacctaacTTTTACTTGCGTTTTCTTTTCTTGTGTTGGTTGTCTGTGACGGAAGAATTCTTTGCGAAGGAAGATTGGTGAGGTTGTAACAGCAAGCCGCAAAGCAGATCTCTCTTTAGGCCGAGTGGTGTCATCTCATGCTTGCCATTGCAACTATACTAGCCTCAAAGGGCTTTGTTCTCCTTCACTTCACCaggatatgatctaagcttctTTCCCCCCCATCTATAACAGAATTGACCTTGCGCATATGTCTTCATTGGATGACACCAAtgcatcaactcaccgggaaaAATCTACACAATTTTAAGATAAAAATCAGCATCAAACGACCAAGAGAACGGCTCAGATCAGAGCGAGAAAAAAACTTCTACTTGGCATTGAAACAGATGTGCTAGCTAGAAATGAGTCACAGTGGAATTGTTCCAGAATTTTGATAGATAGATAGCTATAGCAGGTCCAAGTGCATGCATTTGCATATGCATGTGGTTAGGGTACAGGTCCAGTGCCACTGGTTACCTAATGCATTTTCTCTTTGGTAGCTTCTGTAACCTAACCATATGAGTGGGTTATGTCCAGCAGCTTATGGTGGTGTAGCTTCAGAGTCTGGCTTCCATCGGTTTGGCAGGTTTCTTGAGATGGACACTACATTGGGGAGGATGGCCCAGGTCCAATCAAGACCTGGCCCAGCTAATCACCGGACGCTGACGGGCAGGAACAGTGAGCATAGTGGGGTCACAATGGGCCGGCCTCGTCTTTGGTGATTGAGCCTAACAGTTTTGGTCAATTTGGACCTTGCAAAAGCTATTGCCTTCCCTACCCCTTTTGGTGGGAGCTGAAAGATTGTGCTTACTGGATGTGCTTTCTGAAAGAGCAATTCAGTCAGAAAAAAACTTGTACTTTTTccattattttaaaaatataaaaaatgaagATAATGCTGTGCCGCGACGTAAGAACAATTTGAAAATGATTCTCATGCCAGAAGTAATCCGACAGAAAGTATACATATGCTAGAGCACTTCAATTTCTGCTACATATCAGCTTCTGCCAACAGTGATTCCCTGCAACAGCCTCTTACTGCTACCTAATCAGGTGATCAACTATTGAGTCAAAAAAAGTCCAGATCGCACACTGATCACCTTATTATCCACGATCCGTCGGCTGGGTTGATCAAATCATACAGCTGCCGCCTGGTGAAAGGATGGATGCCTGAGTCCGACGCGTCTTCCCGGCCTGCCGACTTGTCATCCAGGACtgtgctgttgctgctgttgcgaTGCCTGTTTGCTTGCACGATTGCATCTGCTCTGACGTCCGCTGGATCACAAGCCATGGCACTGCATGGTTGCTGACGGTTGTGTGCGTCTAACAGTTGAAGTCGGTGGCCccatcagaaattcagaatagAAATGGCTGTGTTGGAGATATGCAGCACACCACTCCGTGGCCACGAACAGGGTAGCGTCTTGTCTCTGTCCGAGCAAATGCATTATTTTAAGCAGCTTATTACTTCTCGAGGTGGCCTGGTGTAAAATCCTTCTTTTCCTTGTAGATTCTGGATGCCAGGTGCTATCTAGAATTGAAGTGATTTGCTGACACGGTACAGTGCAGTCTAGGAGTGGATTGTTTGGATTCGGTTAAATTTTAGATCATGAcacattaaaaaaatcataatatttacaaatattaaataaaagttaataaTAAAACTAACTGAAGAACCCCAAGCTAAATTGCGAGACAATGGTTACGGTAGCATCATTGTAGTAAATTCTGGATTaatttggctcattagattcgggtcgcgaattagcacccatctgtgcaaaaagttttataaacatattttatttgatactcatAAATGATAatatttcttttgatgtgataggggctAAAAATTCTATGAAAACAAAGAGATCTTGTTTGGAttcagggactaaactttagACCATGTCCGTGATAGAGAATATTGGTATTTgtaagtattaaatgaagtctaattataaaactaactgcagaacctcagggctaaactgcgagacgaatctaatgaagtaTATTAATCTATGATCAGCGAATGGTTACTGCACCATCactgtagaaaattatagattaatttagctcattagattcgtctcgtgaattAGCAtctatctatgcaaaaagtttatAAAGAATAATCCTTTTGATATGAAAGGGCTAAAAAGAAATCCGGTGAATTTGGAAGCACAATAGGACCCAGAACCACACTGGCGCTGGACGTGCGTGCGGGCCGGGCCGTCAAGGTTGTCTGGGCCCAGTATTCCTGAAAAAACGCCCCGCTGAAGTATGTATACCTCTCCACTGAGCTgaggatttttttcatttttatatttaaaaaaaattaaaatttcaaaaatatatggccgtttcgaaaaatttcaaaactatacccctgtcgccccctgcctgggcgacagggggcctgtcgcccactggctgggcgacaggacctaaacgtaaaaaaaaattacatttaggtcctggcgcccaagACGCGttaaacagcaaacttgtaaaataaatataaaatcgtagaaaaatcagaaaaatacaaactcaactgttctggattctatgaaacaagatctacaacttttgttacataaagtttttcatttgatcaatgtatcttgctctattttaaatatcaatttaatgcacttttatttaaatctcaagatcgatcctttggatgcatgtcatctttggccatagtgttgcatatggtgagcataggcttgtaaaAAATTgataggcccagaaaacatttctagtataagcttttaaattaaatcttgcaatatgtctagtttaaatgggttatttatccatgcagctatactgagttttagaagccataacttttacagtactatcattttatttcctaagatctataaaaaaagtttggtaaattttagataagcacagctagaccaaatgaattatgactaaggtaaatgcactaaatcaagaaaaatagttcttgtacctagaaaaatttgaaataattcatttgttctagttgtgcttatctaaaatttaccaattttttatagctcttaggaaataaaataatagtactgtaaaagttatggcttctaaaactcagtatagcagcatggataaataacccattttaactagacatattgcaagatttaatttaaaagcTTATTCTAGatatgttttctgggcctaccaattttttacaagcctatgctcaccatatgcaacactatggccaaagatgacatgcatccaaaggatggatcttgagatttaaataaaagtgtatTAAATtgatatttaaaatagagcaagatacattgatcaaatgaaaaactttatgtaacaaaagttgtagatcttgtttcatagaatccagaacagttgagtttgtatttttctgatttttctacgattttatattgattttacaagttcgctgtttaatgcgtcttgggcgccaggacctaaatgtaattttttttacgtttaggtcctgtcgcccagccagtgggcgacaggggtatagttttgaaatttttcgaaacggccatatagttttgaaattttaattttttttaaatataaaaatgaaaaaaatccctGAGCTGACTCGGGCTGCCTTTGGGAAAGCCTGCCGCCATGGCCCCATGCCGTGCTGCTCCGTTCAAACTAGGAAAAAAATTctatttacaggtcaaatttatatttttattttaaactaaaaaattggATATTTTACCTTCTCGAACTTGCGAAATCGAACATATGATCTCACTGGatggtttttcttttttatgtttattttggataaatctttaaaaaattataggaaatcacaaaaaaatataaaatgaaaaatcatATTATGTTGGACTCCGCAAGAGTAGGTCTATACAGTAAACATATAATATTATATAATTTAGTAAAAAAATATAGCTTCaattttagatatatattttcaataattaattcatatctaTATTTTATGTGGTATAGTTATGgagaaatttttatggtagtcaAATAATTAAATGATCTAGCTATAGTAAAATTTCATGCTCATTGGATAATGTATGCCTGAGTTATAGATTCAGGAGTTTAAATCCAAGCTATACAAGACTCTTCAGTTTGTTAAGAATAAATAATCTAAtaaccatgaaatttttactgcaacttaataatataattattagctcatcataaaaatttcatcataATTGGATCAAGAAAAATGTAGATACgaataaattagaaaaaatatatatttaatactaaaaatataatttttactaAATTCTATCATACAATACGTTCAATCCATAGACCTACTCTTGTGAAGTCTAAAAaattctattttatgattttttaattcactatgattttttaaagatttaTTCAAAATAAACATAAATGAAAAAGAGGAAAACCACTAAGAAAAACCATCCAGAGAGCTAATATATCCGCTTTTGCGAATTCGAGAAGGCAAAATACTTGATTTTTGAGTTCAAAGTGGAAACCTAAACTCAGCCTATATAGTTCGGGGAGGTAAATAtaactctttttcttcaaactAACCAAGTAGTCGAATTTGTGGAAGGTAAACGGCCGGCGTGCTGATTGCTGCTCGGATTCGGGATGTGTGCGCCTCCAActttatttagaaaaaaattattttacacTTTTAAATTATTATAAAGTTTGATTTTTCATCTTTGAACTATAAAATCGAATAACATAAATCATTCAACTGTCAAAATCGGACAAATTTAATCTTTTGCATGGTTTCAAAAgtggttttccattttatgaaaactaaaaatattcaatttagaactgaaaaatcataattaactcattttaaattaaaaatatataatgagtatcaaaagttttctaaaaatttaaTCTATCTATTGGCACTTGTTGACTCGAAAAGATCACACACCAAGCTCGAGAGCACCGTTCGCCAAGCTCAGACTGCAATTACTTCAAACcgaggcgtgccagtcaatttgacctgtaaattgacaaggaatcaacaaaccgtcaaattcgagagcgtatcggctggattttcgAATCACTCTCACGCAGTGTATCGGCAAGAAACTaccgatacagaaaacgacaaCATATCGAACAAGATAAGCAGGTATTAAAAAGCAATCAGCAGGAAATCGGCAAGAGACCGCCGATATCGCGAGGCCGCAACAGAGGAAGCGGAGGGGGGGGGGACCAGATGGTTGCTTATCTGCTGTTCAGGAGCAGGTATATCAAATCCTAGGAGCCTATGCTTGACGCCAGTGAACAGACCGCTGCCGCAGCCGCCGACACCGCAGCAGCACCGTCCTTCTCCACCATGACGGCAGAAGAGAACGGAGGGGAAGGAGAAAAATGCAATTATTTCATTaggagggaaggagggggagAGCGCAACATATATCTAAGAGAAAGTATTAGAGCATATTAAATGGTgagatggaggagagagaagaagggggctgtAAAGTTACAGCCAGCTTCAGCACAAGAATCAAAAAATTTTGTGAGATAGACAAGTGAGCCATATATTAATGGTGGGGAGCTAAATCATGGCTGAGAGATGAGCGGCAAAGATTCTTGCAGCCACCAGCAGACTAAATCATTAACCTTGCTCTGATTAGTGTTCGTGCTACGTGCGCGTGGGCCGATTCAGTATTCTGCCGGAACCTGCAGCCCTCTCCTTGGCATAAATCTAAGCTAAATCATTAGAGTTCGTGCTACGTGCGCCTGGGCCGATTCAGTATTCTGCCGGAACCTCCAGCCCTCTCCTTGGCATAAATCTAAGCTAAATCATTAACTTTGCTCTGAGTAGAGTTCGTGCTACGTGTGGGTGGACCGATTCAGTATTCTGCGAACCTGCAGCCCTCTCCTTGGCATAAATCCGGGGTCCAGCAGGGGGTAATAATTTTGTCGTTCCACGACGGATTTTCTAAATGGACAAGAGAGAATTCTTTATTCGATATATTAGAGTTCATGCTTCCTTCCGTTCAAAAAAAGTTCATAACTTCCTTGCTTGACCTTATAAAGTCAAAAATTCGCTATATGACATTAGGTTTTAATTTGGTTCCTAAAATAATACTTACATTCATTCAAAGCTGTAACTGTTAAATGGCAATTGAAAAGGCCATTTTACCTTTAAAAGTTCAGTGAAGTCTGTGCTTGGATTTGCTATATTCATGAATTGGCATCTTCACATACAGTTTCAGTCTTGACATGGCAGCGAAATTGCAAGAAACAATCTGGAAAAAAGGATAATGAAGAGGTAGCGCTCCCACCAATCGAGAATATAAAGCCTGATGGTGACATCGTAGAAGGTGGATTTTGCGATTAATCCAGTTGATCCTGCCGTAGTCCCGTGATGCCTGACGCTCATATTCGGAAGGAGCGGCGGCAAGCTATTGCTGTACTGTACACAGTGCATTATTGGCAGCGCTGCGCTACATCCTCGTCTCAGCTCGGTTATTAACACGCTGTTCGTGGCACAAGCGCGATCCGCGAGAAAGCATGGTCTCCGGGGCTCCCTGACGAGTGACGAATGCTTTACAGAACCTATACTCTACGGCCGGATCCTTGGCTCACGTAGACGAGATGGTCACGCGGAACGGCGCCGGATCTTCAGGTACCCAAACTTGCCGGCGCCCGGAGACGAGCCCTCGAAGACGATCGGTAGGTACCCTGTAGCCGCCTTGTATCTCCTCTGAATCTGAAAGGGACCAAAAGGTTCGTACACGTTAGCACATCAGGTACACCCACAGCCTTGGTGTGAATTGTGTAACTCTGTTGGCCGGGAGAAGGTGGCGTGTACATTTGGGATAAGAAAGAGCTATGCACGAATTGTAACTCTAACATGCGAGTGGATCAGGTATGTTATGCAAGTCAATTAGCATAGGATCGAGAAACGCACCTCTAATATCTCCTCGCTGCTTCTCAGGCAGTTTTTCCCGATCACACAAACCGAGCCACCGGAACCTCCACCAGTGATCTTTGCGCCGAACAGGCTAGGGCCTCCAGCTCGAGAGGTCTTCCTGTGCTGGATTTCTTGCACAAGATTGACTAGCCTGTCCGTGCCGTCAGAACCAAGCCCGCAAGCATTGTAGCTGTAGTGGCACTGCCATCAAAGGGAAAACCAAATTGTCAGCAACATGCCACAATTAATAAATTTTATATTTACTTGACCAATGACTTTTATTTTTACTTTGTTCAAAAAGAAATTTTCAGTTACAGTATACAGGTGTGGCTACAAATGGGAAAAAAAACAATGATAGAAGTGTACCTGGTACGTAAGTTCTCCAAGTGCTGAAAGTTGCCCATCTGTTTTGGCTGCTGTCAACAATGATTTGAAGGCCTACACCCCAGAAGCATAAAACATGTCAGACAGAATTAGAAGGGAAATATCTTATCAGACAGGCCCTATTTAAGAAAAAATGAGCCTAGTCAAAGCAAGTTCCCATAGAATATCATGACCATCAAGGTTTATTTATCTAAGCTAGACCTGCAAACTTCAGATAAGATGGAAGTGGCTATTATAATGGATGACAAACTTTCTAGCTCCTGCTAATTTCTAAACTCCAAAACAAAAAAAGTTACCGAacgtttatttattttttaatagGAAGATTTAAAAGTAGTACTGAAGACACGATGGCCACAAAGAAATAGGCAAAATGGTGTTTGAAGATGTCAAACCTCAACTCGGAAATTCTCATATATGGGATGTCTTGTAGGAGCCTTCACACAGTAAGACCGTTTTGGGTCAACTTGTGTCACCACATCATTATGGTCTCCATACTTCTCTAAAAATGCATCCCCAGTTATCACCTCTGGAATATTTTTTGCGTAAACAGCTTCATATCTGAAGCAGAATTATAACCATAAGAAAATGTAGAACATGAAACATGCTAATATTCTGTTGATTCTAAGAAGGCAAGAGACCTATGAGGTGGCAAGTTGCATAAATACTCCATTGATGCTTCAGATTTCAGAAGATCTACACCATGCTCTTCATATTCTTCAGGATTTGTGTCGCCTGATAGCGTAGGTACACATGAGGGCAACGATTCTGAAAGTAGGTCAGATGCAGCGCACTTGATCATCTTGCGACCCATGTAAGTGCCTACTCTTACAGACCCATAATCAGTCCCGCCAACACTGCAAAACTCAAGGGCAGTAAACTACCTCCGGTCAATCCAATCAATAATATGGTGAATAGATTATTCCAAATGCAAAGCTCAATCAGGAATCTATCCACCTATGTCGTATCCCAGAGTCAAGCCCCCAAAATCGTATATGAGTTGGAATGTTAACCAGCTCCTTCACTTCTGCAGGCTGCGGCAAGATTTTGACCAGTTAAATATAAAGGTAGCATGGAGCTGAACTGTAGGAATGGTTTGGATCTACAACACTTACTAACCTGGCAAACCATCGCAAGGAGTTTGTTAGCTTCTCCACAAGCAGATGCCATTTGGTCCATTACCCCGCAAGGAGCTCCGACAACACGATTCTCAACCTGCATAATTGTCCACCAACGAACAGCTCACACTCACTTGAGCATAGATGAAGGGATGAATGTAACAAAGTTTAACAGAGTACTGTACCTTTTGACAGAGTAAAGCAAGGTCTCTTGGAGCAATGTTTAAACCTACAGGCAAGAATAACACGTGACTTAGCCATTTCGCATGTCTAAATGTAAGCTAAAACATGAAGAGCTCGAAAATATCAAAAGAAATTTACAAAATTAACTACTATTGCTATTTTCTTTAAGGTTTGATGTAACAAACATTGCTGTAGACCTCTCCCGATATTACTAACCATAGGCAGCAGCGATAGCAGACATAGAAGCTACCTCCACTGACGCAGAAGAGGAGACACCTTTGCCTTCAGGGACAGATGACGAAACCTAAGGATTCAAAACAAAAGTATTACTGAcgactaggggtggtaatgggccatggccctaatggcctcttcacagcccaataaagccctttaaatttttagttcaaaaatacatatgtttagagctcggcccttttagggcccgatccttagattttctagttcaaaatgttgggccctttaccacccctactgaCGACTGATACAAATGTTACAGTTACAAGTGTGTAACAAACAGGTGAGAGCCAAACTGGTTAACATGGCATAGAAGAATAAAATGTGAATGCCAAAGTGTTGATGACTAATCAATCAACAAACATTATCCTTTACAGACTAACTACTACAAGCATATCTGATATATCCCAATATGAGAAAGGTAACACCATAGATGCAATTTTGTATATTATGAATTGTGACTGCATTCCAATAACAGGAAACAGAAAGGGTTAATACTGACCAGAATGCTCATGCTGTCTGTGAAGCGCACCCCTAGCTCAGTCATCAACACAAAAATAGTTCCAGCAACATAGGCAGCCCATCTGAGATGGAAAAGTTTTGTTAACTATCAACGCACATGAAAAGTTGTTGATTATAGAGCAAAATAAAATATCTTACTTTTGGGATGGGTCTAGAGAGAAATATTCTTTGGCCTTATCATAGGATATTGGTTTGTCACCGTCCATAAAATCAGACAGGTCCATGTCAAACGTTGGTGCACGGTTACTTAATTCAGAACCAAATGATACCTGCACAAACATATTTAGAAAGAACACCCAATGGCACAAGTGTATTAGATACTCTAGTAAACATGTGGGTCTTAGCTCCAGCGCTGCATAGTGAATTATGAAAggaataaaaaatgaaaatactTTTAGGAATGCAAGATTTTGTTCAAAAAAGGTAAGGAAACATAGAAATTAAGTATTATAACATACAATTTGTAACACTGGTACTGCTCCTCCATTTGCTAGTTGTCTAGCCTGTGTATGCTTCCATTGCTTCTGCTTGCTAGGGTCGCTTCTCTGAACAGCAACATGGCATGCCTCTCGGATGGGCATCTATATATCAATCAcacatgccaaaaaaaaaaagacacatcaCTTCAGAAGGCCGCTATATCAATTCCTTACAGGTACGAACTTTACTAGGAAAGGTAGCTGCAGATAGCAAAAATCCATGCTCCTACAGTCCTAGCTACTAGGTAACTATGATTTATGAGATAATCAATCAGCAATGACCATTTGTTCTTCTTGAGAAAATGTAGGTCTAAATTAATCCTCCAAACAATAGTGGAAGATCTGGAATTATCTCAGGTAAAGAAAACTGGGTAATAAATTATTCATCCATCTATATCTATGAATAAATAAATGACAATACAACGTTGCATGCTAAAATATCCAGCATGTCACATTTAGCCCATGAGAAACATCATATGAAGAGCAAAGGTAATGGCATGAAGAGGGAAGCGAGAAGGTTAGGGGGATGCAGAAGGAAAATTCGATAAATATTGAAACATAATCATCTGTACTGTACCTGTAACTAAAACAAAAGGGAAAGGCATATAAAAAACATGTCTTGCATATGTATGCGACATTTATCACTAATCTATGAAACAAATAGCACTTGCTTTGGCAGTATAACTAACCTGCAATACAAGACTTCCAGAATAATCTGCAATGCCACCCATGACATCTAATCGCCCAGGTGCTCTTGCAACATATATTTCCTCCTATAACAGAAGAAAATCAGTTATTTTCACATTCATAGGAATCTTGTTCATAATTCAATATCGCGAGGAATGTTGCTGAACAATATTTCTTCCATCACATATTCACAGAATCTCTCAAACAAATGAAGGGTGCTCTATCAAACTTGGCTGTAACTTTATGCATGCTTCCATTTTAGTATAGAGAAGAACGAGAACTTGGCACACGATAACAGAATTCACAACTTCATACTTTTTAGACAGAACTGAATACCTCCCAGTCAAAGAGAACAGAAGCAGCAGTCCTTTCTCGAGTTTGCTTCTCAGGGCTTCTTGGGTCATTTCCAGCAAGTCCTGATAAACTCTTCAGAAAGGACATGGTATCAGTTAAGCCTTGCATATCACCGTGGAGTATCTCAAAGTCTTCGAACGATCTGAAAAGGATGTTGAAC is drawn from Panicum virgatum strain AP13 chromosome 1N, P.virgatum_v5, whole genome shotgun sequence and contains these coding sequences:
- the LOC120654631 gene encoding L-arabinokinase-like isoform X3 — protein: MPAFRDVIDVPLVVRRLHKSRSEVRKELGIADAIKVVIFNFGGQVSEPAGWELKREWLPDGWLCLVCGASDTQELPPNFIKLAKDAYTPDLMAASDCMLGKIGYGTVSEALAYKLPFVFVRRDYFNEEPFLRNMLEHYQCGIEMIRRDLLTGHWKPYLLRAITLQPCYDGPINGGEVAAHILQDTAVGKKYISGKLSGARRLRDAIVLGYQLQRAPGRDVGIPDWYSLSEKETGVRQALTYHDFNGSAESSFEDFEILHGDMQGLTDTMSFLKSLSGLAGNDPRSPEKQTRERTAASVLFDWEEEIYVARAPGRLDVMGGIADYSGSLVLQMPIREACHVAVQRSDPSKQKQWKHTQARQLANGGAVPVLQIVSFGSELSNRAPTFDMDLSDFMDGDKPISYDKAKEYFSLDPSQKWAAYVAGTIFVLMTELGVRFTDSMSILVSSSVPEGKGVSSSASVEVASMSAIAAAYGLNIAPRDLALLCQKVENRVVGAPCGVMDQMASACGEANKLLAMVCQPAEVKELVNIPTHIRFWGLDSGIRHSVGGTDYGSVRVGTYMGRKMIKCAASDLLSESLPSCVPTLSGDTNPEEYEEHGVDLLKSEASMEYLCNLPPHRYEAVYAKNIPEVITGDAFLEKYGDHNDVVTQVDPKRSYCVKAPTRHPIYENFRVEAFKSLLTAAKTDGQLSALGELTYQCHYSYNACGLGSDGTDRLVNLVQEIQHRKTSRAGGPSLFGAKITGGGSGGSVCVIGKNCLRSSEEILEIQRRYKAATGYLPIVFEGSSPGAGKFGYLKIRRRSA